The stretch of DNA catcataaatgagcaaaagaaggctctcataaaatttgatttttctgcatataacctgttatttcactttgataaaaaagaaattatttactaaacaatattgttttagcaagaaaaaatatgacatataaaggagccaactctaaattaacaaaagtaccacaaaacaattaagcacgtttgataaaattatgctaaagtGGCCATAGCTTCAACcacattgtaatgctgtaataaatatctttgaaatgaagtaaaaacccatttctcaatctccttgcatggctactataactgctccttctctttagctttgctatataataagcatacattaaaagactatttcgaagtgaatatcatttagacttatacaaaattactcacttttgtataatttggaggaattgggctacttttgtacacacaacaGTTCATATGTTAAGTACACATTCTTGCAGTATTTTTACTTGCTGAAGTTTTCCTATTTCATCAATTGAATCAATAGATAGATTATAAGTTTAGGatttattctgcaaaaaaatacaaacatccaGTTACAGATTTGTTTGCTCCATTTTCTCATTCATCACATATAAGCACcatcatgtcagtgatacatctTAAAATGGTAGTATCTGTACTTGTACTAGTATTTGTTCAATAACGTATGTATCGTCATATCACCCTATCTTCTGACTGTCATCATTCTTTCTCAATCGACTTTCAATGTTCTACAAAGTAGCGTAGAAGGTCAtgaaaaagcaatatgttttttgagaatattagaaagtaTGATAATGCAATTTACTTTCTCTACCTCGATACATCAGAAACCCAACAGTGAGCGGATAAGAAAATTTGCACAGAGAACAAATGCAAGATTTTGCAAGATTTGTGCAAGATACAGAACAAATCAACTTAAGCTAGGTTATAGGtaaaatattctaaaatgttcaaacagtaatataatgattaaacttttgcttcatttttgtGAGCCAAAAGCCCTGCTAATCATTGTATGAGCTAGTTTAGCCTGTTTAGACTAGCTTTAAGAAAGGAGTCGTGTGTTCAACAACAGCAAAACTctaacagacaactcccaaaccgCTTGTTGAGAGAGTCTAGAGCTATTTTTGTGCCTGCTACATATTGCATAAAATGATGCTTGGTAGGCTAAGAGACGAGGTATTAAGGGACTCCATGTGAGTGCCAAAAAAGTGGCCGAAGATAAACTGACAACTTAGCTGATAACACAAAGCCTCAACAGCTACACAAGACAAAGCTACCATGCTGCAACAAGATTTATGCTCTCTTGAATCTTGAGCCAAAATTTGGCACATGAAATTTAATCCACAAAAGTATTACCATCTCTCTATTGGCAAGTCGTCTTTGCCGATGGATACAAATAACTTTCTCATCTTGTATGATCACCATCTTCAAAGTGTGACTTCTAATCCTTGTTTTGCGGTAGAGTTGCAGAATGATCTgaaatttaatcaacatatttttaaaattgaatccgAGGAAGAGCAATTAATCGGCATGCTTACAATGGTTCTGAAAGATGCAGACCAAAAGACAAGAAAGATAGCTGATACTTCACGAGTTAGACCTGGTcctgagtatggctgcatggtttgggacctttaccttacaaaggatattactttactaaagtgaactcaaaacgctgcactgagatttttgtatagacaaaaaagcagagttagttttcttcaactatgagaaattaattattttgaaaccttgaaagacagatgagttaaactttgtcataatgtttttagtaaaattctgggtGGTGATATTGACTTATTGATCAGGACCAATATCAATATACCATTATTGACATTGGTCCCATTCGCCACTTGGGACTTGTAATTTAGATGTTGCGTACAAAGCTACATACATGGAAAGTGGTAGCGTACAGCCTGCTACACGGTATTGGCGtttcataatttacagttttagacTAATTGTACTGCTCAGAGgatgaaatttttaatgtaatgttactTATCACAATTAGCCATCCCAAGACAAACAGTTTTAACTCATGATTCAACCTTTCGATCAATCAACCTTGcttgcaacacaaaataataaaaccactacataattatatgtaatatatattatgtatatggtataatataccaaagatataatattactactactctGTATATATTAGCGATGCATAAGACAttgctaaaacaatgttttacaaagcaagctaaaacaaagcaatgcgtaaaacattaaaagtgaccagaagaatggaacaatttagttataaaacaactatttatttttttgttatttattcgcaaataatcatattattttgtCACATTCATTTACCCACACTCGTTTGACTATTAAATTACTATAAGCAGACAGACCAATGCCcaatatatcaaattattaatactagttcaCCGTTAGTTGCAgactattaattaattacaaactatCAATAAATACTAATTCGTAGTACAACGAATGGTACTACCACCCTAAGGTGGTGATGATTTTATCAGACTCAAAGCATCTACCAAAGCTTTGAGATTTTAAGCACACATCTTAGCGTTCTTGTGGCTCCGAACAGCcaccagtagtaatagtagcagtggtagtaatcATAAAGAAAGCCAAGAAAGGAAAGGagatattaaattgtttttattttacacttccACGATTTTCGTTCTGATTGATAGATGACTTTAATCAATAGTATGTTTTTTTCAATCAATGTTAAGTGAAAACACTATTATTGCAttactttttaccatttttcttacattttttcTTCAACAATCAATGGTATGCACCATTTCCATAACTGGAGACGTAAtctccaggaagtgtagacgtaacctccaggaagtgtaggCGAAACCTCTTGTAGCCGAATcctcttgtaggcgtaatctctgtaACCACTTGCTAGCATCAGAACTAAAGTTCTGTTATGTAATAGATGTAGACAATGCCATCCTAGTATCGATGGGCGAACATGTAAATTCAAGCGCGCCGTTCTTCAACACGTAGCGTTTTTAACGGCTATGCAGAGTGCTAATCACACCTGCTacattattgtaaaataatgtggtagttttatgtttttgtaagCTAACAGCAATTTGGATCGCAAACTGTTTGACCTCGCGTGCATTGAAGGTCGTTTTTACATAAGCTAGCTTTGTAGCCACTTACAAAGAGTTACTGGATTCTAAAAATCGaagtttttgataattttagtgCATAAGACTGTTCAAGTGtaagaaaattttatttcacattgttttttttatcaagCATCATGTGTCGGTCtgtaatagtaaaacaaaataagTTGATCAGCGTAAACACGTAGAAGTAGTTGACGATTTTAGGCATGATCAATAAGATGGGTTAATTGAGAGACTCATTATAAAGAAAGGTATACGACTTGTTGAAACCTTATTACTTGATTAAACCCTAAAAGTTCTCATAGATGCAGTTTATAGTGTCTGTCTAGATTAACCATATAATGTCCATATTGGACAGGGTTTGTATAGAATTCAAATTTacttataatttttttgctaaaactttttgtaaagtatGGCAGTTTACAaatgatgtggactggtacaaacaataaactatatatttCCTTAATTACTCCTTTATGTGTGCATAATCATTATGTGTATATTAGGAGTAGCCATTATGTAATCACGTGTTGAGGGTATGACCTGTTTTCATTGTAACTTTTATATAGCTAGCCAACCTTTTTACCCTATTGAACTTGTGAAGGCCTGGTCTCTAGGATATGAACACTTCTGCATGTATGATTATATTCATTCTTGTGCACAACACCGGACTTAATAAAGTTGTAGGCAAGGTAAAACTGACATGACGTTAACAAAGTATTGTAAAATGTGCTAAATGCTTTTTATCAGGTTTCAATACTGTATATAAGGGTGGACGGCAATTTGATGATCCAAGAATTTATATTTGACTAAAAAAGGATGGAAACACATTGGAAGAAAAAGGCATAAGTtgtgaagtggatttttgttagcaggctaAGAGAGGTTGTCTTATCCCTTACACGCTGTTTGgcaagattgcaactccaaaCTTGCTGCTgctttttgaaataaatatacCACTTCCTTTGGGTCCTGATAAGTAAAAATGACCAGGAAAATACAAATTTTGTCCTGCTGGTGCACTGTGATGCTGGTGCAATTTAGGAAATTGACAGCCTAGTTGCTTATTGAAGATGATgataaatcttaaaatatccGGTGAAGGTGCTGCCTAGAACCTTCACTAGATCTTTCTACAAGCATCAACCTTCTAAAAATTGTCTGCATTGCAACAGCATTCACAgcgcaccagcaagcatcattaTCAAAAAGTTACTAGGTTGGCAATCTTCTAAGTTGCACCAGCAAACATTATCTTCAATAAGCAACTAGACTGGCAATGTCTCAGATTGCGCCAGCATTTCAGTTTGCACCAGCATCTCATATTACACCAACATCACAGTGCaccagaaaaaaattgtttcaactaGAGCTGcccaacgattataaaaattaatcgcaattaataactggtctaaaccagttaatcttcgatcaATCTTACaattaatatagcaaaaacctgcatattcaaaaacaaataatgcaactatatataaatcaattatatttgagacaattattgttaacaggattacatattatgtacaatgtacataatatgtaatcctgttaacaataattgtctatgtacataataatattatgtacattgtattatgtacaatgtacataatatgttacaatgtaataattattatgagtatgaaaatgggtcgcggtcacagaaaccatggttaagtcgcaaatcacgaagttgagttattcgactttaaagTTGCACTAGCTGAATTTGTAATATTGGTAACTATTTTTGACacacgtgcatctggaccaatcaaagagtgatatttctgaatctgaagtcattttagccaatagaagtctttaaccCTCAGAAAAAcccccttaaaaccgttgctatgctaaacaggaagtactgaaaaatggtgtccgataaatataatcgtttcttttttgccgattttaaagataactgacattttggatgcttatatgagtactttggtattccaactgatgtcaaaagcagtgaaagcaaAAGGAATTACGATgctattttcctaacgattcttacaagattattacaatatttaattgtaagaataattattcgattttataagaatattatcagatttaattataagaataattattcgagtttacaagatcgaagtatatattgactgatggtgtgcaatatgttactgttgttatttttctaaagattttgttgatgatttggctgtgcccaatatcgcgatactgccaagccgtttttaaaatctgcaaaattaagtaatacattttctaataaatatgcagctatttctatgacaaccagctaaaatctgtttaaatttttaaattcagcatagttttttgataaaaatacagaaatctagataaatatcacaacttcttaatattggttgctatgacgttttgaaatgtaaacaaaattgtgcattggttttcgtttcttaAACTTTAACACCGGtattctcggaactatgttttcgcactaatggtaaacgtgcattcagttttttgaccataaaatctgctgtaattaagctagaatcaaaaaaaaattttgcaaaataactgagaattttctccgtCTGCTAGtctagataactctaaattttataatcccgacttaaccatggtttctgtgatcatgacacaaatAGTCTATGAATGTCTAGAATTAAGCCAGTCAAAAGccgaggcagcacagtttatctACATTATCCGAATGAAAAGATGCCCTCGTCCTACATGCAATATAGCCAGCTTTAGAGGATAGCCACTTACGAGGGACAGTAgtcagtagtagtagttattgtctgcgacagctggtgatgatttctgagCGGCAGGctgagaattagttaaatgatatcttaatgatgaACAGATGTGttgtggtggtaggcaaatttTTTCTGGCATATTTTGCACTTCACTTTCTTGTTATGCTTCCAACAACACTTGAAAATGCGCTACTTAGTACAGAGGAcgtttttctgctttcatgttccaataaagtgtcaatcttataatACTACcattctgaagctgaaatatgattgggatttttttgaaaaatacgtgtataaacaaaaaataggctgtaaaatataaaataatactgaaatcacttttgtagctattacctagaaacatgttcataCAACTAACAACGTGGCCGTTTACAACTAGATCGACACGGCACTTGCATCTTTGTATTGTATTaacaagttttatgttagtGAGTCACTTAGTGTTTTCATAGACGAGTGCAAAAGAATTGTGGTTGTATCTAATTGGTATAAAAGTGtcgcttgtcataatatttatttgttagtaaattaaatggtagtaacctgctattttaatattatattgtggcggacgccgggccatgaatTTATTTCTTAGattttatatatttgcatataattgcttttatatatattttgcatgttgGATTTGCCTTTATTATGTGTTTTACTTGCATATAATTACTCTAATATATATTTTCCATATTGTGGCTGCCTATATTATGTGTCTTATCGctaatactttgttagtttTGCCGTGATTAAGCCACCATGTTAGCGAGTCTATCAATCATTTATTCTTATACGGTTTTTTACCCGGTTTCATTTTACGGTCCGAGGAAAATATATGTATGGTAGAGCGTGCTCTCACAAGGAGAGCAGAGTAGTCGCAGCTCCACGATTAATAGAAATTAGTTGGGAATAAAACGAAGGAAAAACCATACTTACTTCTTACAATTTATGCAACCTTTATTGTAATATAGATTGTGCCTGAGTAaaggctggcaaattcctttacaatatactAAACAATACAAAGAAACCACATCATGATCATCTCACCggttgcatttttatttgaagattaattggctcaactcagttaaatgtgtatttgtattgatcaCATTAATTGTTTAATTAACGCAATCATTATGCAGCTCTAGTTTTAACCCTTCTTTCACTTAGTGATGTTAATAACAACTAGAGATGCTGGCAAAACAGCAAGTTGATAATGTAGCATAAATGATTGAACAgattaagcaatttacatgtattttactgttcgtatcaCGCAAAACCCTTTtaatgtaaacgttcctggaacagattatttgcATTGTAGGAGCCCCTACTGTATGTAACATTGTGTCTCTGCAGAAAATCTGATCTATCTTTAAAATACAGCTCTCACCACCCAACCTGGTCAAGAAAAGAATGAGAATATAATGaatatttatagaatatatatgtaaatatttataagtagctATATAGGCTATCCTTTAACAATGCCTATAAGATCAGAATCGTTTGATGACAATgatggcatatatatatatgtatatacatatatgtatatatatgtatatatatatacatatatatacacatatattaatCATTGTTAGAATATCTTGTTTTTTGTAAGCCAGACAGAGAATTGTGATGGCAGCCCGGAGTCAAATCCTCTCATTGTATCACAAGTTGCTGAGAGAAGGAGACAAGTTTCACAACTACAACTTTAGGTAACGTTACATCGATAAATGGTAAACTTTAGACAAATTATTCAAGTATCTTTCCTattattcattgtatcattcctattattcattgtatcattcctattattcattgtatcattcctattattcattgtatcattcctattattcattgtatcattcctattattcattgtatcattcctattattcattgtatcattcatattattcattgtatcattcatattattcattgtatcattcctattattcattgtatcattcctattattcattgtatcattcatattattcattgtatcattcctattattcattgtatcattcctattattcattgtatcattcatattattcattgtatcattcctattattcattgtatcattcctattattcattgtatcattcctattattcattgtatcattcatattattcattgtatcattcttattattcattgtatcattcatattattcattgtatcattctTATTATATGGCTCCACATCTTACTTAAAAGttatattgtgagaataatcttTTACTTAGTAATAAGACACCATAAATAGTTTCGAGTTTGTTCTACAAAAGAATTCATATAAGTTAATTCATAGTCTTTAGCAAGGGTTTCAAGTCAGCTATCAGCTGCAAAAAATCGTTTAAGTTTTATTATCGTTTGTTTTAGAGAATATGCAATAAGACGTACAAAACACGGATTTAGAGCAAATAAAGGAGAAAATGATCCTGAAAAAATCAAACTACTACTAGGTGAAGCTGAAAGAGCTCTGGTCATGATGCAACGACAGGTAATctatttttcacatttgttcCCAAGAAGCGTCACTTTTGTGCTTTCAGGCCTTCACCATTCTAATAGTTTCTGataatacttttcatttttttaattccTTTGTTTATTTGTAGGCGATGTTAGGAAATGCTTTCTCTCACGAGTCTGTCATGAACAAAGAATTCACTACTCGAAGCCACCCAAAAACAtgaatagatatatattttttgtatatgttATATCAACCTTGCTTGTACTAGTTTATCTTGTATGTCCCGATTATGGAATAGTTCCTCATCTTGTTCCTACTATTTGGTGAGTTCATTTACATGAATTTGTTTTCTTCAAATGATCTTGTGTTTCAGGATTGAATCTTCACTGACTCTTGCTTTGTATTGCATAATAgtgttatatattaataatataatactctGTGCcttatattattgtttattgttgCTGATTTTTACTGTTAGTGGTGTTTTAGTGGAAAGTAAGTGTCGTAGCAGtaaaacacatacatgtatattgtcaGATAGCTAATGCAAAACCACAGACCAGCATACGAATTATGACCAGACCACGATGATGAATTTCGTACATGAATTAATATCCACAAATTTTATCATTTCGTTTTTCAATTTAGA from Watersipora subatra chromosome 2, tzWatSuba1.1, whole genome shotgun sequence encodes:
- the LOC137387758 gene encoding LYR motif-containing protein 4B-like; this translates as MAARSQILSLYHKLLREGDKFHNYNFREYAIRRTKHGFRANKGENDPEKIKLLLGEAERALVMMQRQAMLGNAFSHESVMNKEFTTRSHPKT